A region from the Xanthocytophaga agilis genome encodes:
- a CDS encoding GAF domain-containing protein, with translation MKLQAEAVARELKNCYELPVRHIDVSLRGYALIHEDRFLYIKPSEVRGDMERAFTRLDSLLRVQQYNDPKGWEQLKAMKQAMRDYATFHESMIKLIKQDNMQDFLTEFSKDKGFSLWKVYEKLLITINAFEEKRLREAEQEYANANSTNLYIQILLTLIGIPSILFVIQRLRKEGTQRFQLLTNLDANNRKYLFDPGTALNTNEAHKSIEHSIDNIKKASSFVKEISQGNYNVDWQGLTQQNIYLNQSNLAGELLQMREQMKKLKAEEEKRNWTNEGLARFSEIVRNHQHHIEKLSYEVICFLTKYIDAQQGSLFVVQGTEKDVYLELTACYAFDRKKFIQKQIPAGTGLLGQTYLEGESILLTDIPQGYIEITSGLGDATPGCLVIVPMRYNDQVEALIELAGFNQFEDYQVRFLEKAGEFMASAIMNAKTAMRTEKLLQESQEQAEMLKSQEEEMRQNMEELAATQEEMFRKERELEARLKSMENISR, from the coding sequence ATGAAGCTACAGGCTGAAGCTGTTGCCAGAGAGTTAAAGAACTGTTATGAACTTCCTGTACGGCACATTGATGTGAGTTTACGAGGATATGCTCTTATTCATGAGGATAGATTTCTATACATCAAACCATCAGAAGTTCGTGGTGACATGGAACGGGCATTTACACGCTTGGATAGCTTATTACGAGTACAGCAGTACAATGATCCTAAAGGTTGGGAACAATTGAAGGCAATGAAACAAGCTATGCGTGACTATGCAACATTTCATGAATCCATGATAAAGTTGATAAAGCAAGATAACATGCAGGACTTTCTGACAGAGTTCAGTAAGGACAAAGGCTTCTCACTCTGGAAAGTATACGAAAAGCTGCTGATTACAATTAATGCATTTGAAGAAAAGCGTCTGCGCGAAGCAGAACAAGAATATGCAAATGCCAACAGCACTAATTTATACATTCAAATTTTATTGACGTTAATTGGTATTCCATCTATCTTATTCGTTATTCAACGGCTTCGGAAGGAAGGAACACAACGATTTCAGCTTCTGACTAATCTGGATGCTAATAACCGGAAGTATCTTTTTGATCCAGGCACTGCTTTAAATACGAATGAAGCACATAAGAGCATTGAACATTCTATTGATAATATCAAGAAAGCATCTTCCTTTGTTAAGGAAATAAGTCAGGGAAATTACAATGTAGACTGGCAAGGTCTCACTCAGCAGAATATCTATCTCAATCAGTCTAATCTTGCTGGAGAGTTGTTACAAATGCGAGAGCAAATGAAAAAACTAAAAGCAGAAGAAGAAAAACGAAACTGGACCAATGAAGGCTTGGCTCGTTTTTCTGAAATAGTCCGCAATCATCAGCACCATATAGAGAAGCTCTCTTATGAGGTCATTTGTTTTCTCACAAAATATATCGATGCACAACAAGGAAGTTTATTTGTTGTACAGGGCACCGAGAAAGATGTATATCTGGAATTAACAGCCTGTTATGCTTTTGACAGAAAGAAGTTTATACAGAAACAAATACCTGCAGGCACCGGACTGCTGGGGCAAACCTATCTCGAAGGAGAATCTATCCTACTTACGGATATTCCTCAAGGTTATATTGAAATTACCTCTGGATTAGGTGATGCCACCCCAGGCTGCTTAGTTATTGTTCCAATGAGATACAATGACCAGGTAGAAGCATTGATAGAACTTGCGGGCTTTAATCAATTTGAAGACTATCAGGTTCGTTTTCTGGAAAAAGCAGGAGAGTTTATGGCCTCCGCCATTATGAATGCAAAAACTGCTATGAGAACGGAAAAGCTTTTGCAGGAATCACAGGAGCAAGCAGAGATGCTAAAATCGCAGGAAGAAGAGATGCGTCAAAATATGGAAGAACTAGCTGCTACCCAGGAAGAAA
- a CDS encoding TldD/PmbA family protein, with amino-acid sequence MNRRDFIQLAGMGAGAFMLPNIPVSGRPIAVEAMLESPMDVAVKKRLADAALNAAKSKGATYADIRIGRYLNQFVITREDKVQNIVNTESYGVGVRVIANGCWGFAAVVDAKSEADTAKAAEQAVAIAKANSKLLKEPVQLAPQKGFGEVSWKAPIQKNAFEVPIKEKVDLLLNVNAEALKNGANYINSLLFLVNEQKYFASTDGSYIDQDIHRIWPVFTATAIDPKTGKFETRQSLSAPMGMGYEYLQVNPKDKVTGITTRYNKGYDMLEDVIAGAKQAKAKLTAKSVEAGKYDLVLDPSHLWLTIHESVGHPLELDRVLGYEANFAGTSFATLDKWKSKNFNYGSKQVNLFADKVQPGSLGAVGYDDEGVKTKRWDLVKDGILVNYQAIRDQAHIIGEAESQGCCYADSWSSVQFQRMANVSLAAGKTPLSVAEMIKDVKRGIYIIGDGSFSIDQQRYNFQFGGQLFYEIKDGQIVGMLKDVAYQSNTQEFWNSCVKVCDEKDYRLGGSFFDGKGQPSQSSAVSHGSSTARFNGVNVINTARKL; translated from the coding sequence TTGAATCGTAGAGACTTCATCCAACTAGCCGGTATGGGAGCAGGAGCATTTATGCTACCTAACATTCCAGTTTCCGGTCGTCCTATTGCAGTAGAAGCCATGCTGGAATCTCCCATGGACGTCGCCGTTAAAAAACGTTTAGCAGATGCAGCATTAAATGCGGCCAAATCAAAAGGTGCAACCTACGCTGATATTCGTATTGGCCGCTATCTGAACCAATTTGTCATAACCCGCGAAGACAAAGTACAGAACATTGTGAATACAGAGTCCTATGGAGTAGGTGTACGTGTCATTGCCAATGGTTGCTGGGGATTTGCTGCTGTGGTAGATGCTAAAAGTGAAGCTGACACTGCCAAAGCTGCAGAACAAGCAGTAGCCATTGCGAAGGCCAATTCCAAATTATTGAAGGAACCTGTTCAGCTAGCTCCACAAAAAGGATTCGGAGAGGTAAGCTGGAAAGCACCTATTCAGAAAAATGCGTTTGAGGTACCTATTAAGGAAAAAGTGGACCTGCTATTGAATGTTAATGCGGAAGCCTTAAAAAATGGAGCCAATTATATTAACTCTCTATTATTCTTAGTAAACGAACAGAAGTACTTTGCGTCAACGGATGGGTCTTATATCGATCAGGATATACATCGGATATGGCCTGTATTTACAGCAACTGCTATTGATCCTAAGACAGGTAAGTTTGAGACCCGCCAATCACTAAGTGCGCCTATGGGAATGGGATATGAATATTTGCAAGTTAATCCTAAAGATAAGGTGACAGGTATTACAACCCGTTATAATAAAGGATATGACATGCTGGAAGATGTAATAGCAGGAGCAAAACAGGCAAAAGCAAAGCTAACAGCCAAGTCTGTTGAAGCAGGTAAATATGATCTGGTATTAGATCCTTCTCACTTATGGCTTACGATCCACGAATCAGTAGGTCACCCGCTGGAACTCGATCGCGTGCTTGGATACGAAGCCAACTTTGCCGGTACTTCCTTTGCTACACTTGATAAATGGAAATCAAAAAACTTTAACTATGGTAGCAAACAAGTCAATCTGTTTGCCGACAAAGTTCAACCAGGATCATTAGGCGCTGTAGGATATGATGACGAAGGCGTAAAAACTAAACGATGGGATCTGGTTAAAGATGGTATCCTTGTTAATTACCAGGCTATTCGCGATCAGGCGCATATCATCGGCGAAGCTGAATCCCAAGGATGCTGTTATGCCGATAGCTGGAGTTCGGTACAGTTTCAACGGATGGCAAATGTTTCTCTTGCTGCCGGAAAAACACCATTATCAGTTGCAGAAATGATTAAAGATGTAAAACGTGGTATTTATATTATTGGTGATGGGTCATTTTCTATTGATCAGCAACGATATAACTTCCAGTTTGGTGGACAGCTTTTCTATGAAATAAAAGATGGTCAGATTGTAGGTATGCTGAAAGATGTAGCTTATCAATCCAATACTCAGGAATTCTGGAATTCTTGCGTAAAGGTTTGCGACGAGAAAGACTACCGCCTGGGAGGTTCATTCTTTGATGGCAAAGGACAACCTTCTCAATCCAGTGCAGTATCACATGGAAGTTCTACTGCCCGCTTTAATGGTGTCAATGTCATCAACACTGCCCGTAAGCTATAA
- a CDS encoding TldD/PmbA family protein, with protein sequence MKRRDFIQAAGLGLGGLMMPIPMFGESVDPSVFLNSGMEVSQKKQLADVALQAAKSSGASYADVRIGRYLNQYLFTREDKVQNIVNTESFGAGIRVLVNGTWGFSATSEVTTEGIAKATKQAVAIAKANSRLQKDPVQLAPQKGYGEVTWKTPIQKNAFEVPVSEKVDLLLAANAAAMKNGANFVNSALFLINEQKYFASTDGSYIDQDIHRIWPNFTVTAIDPKTNSFKTRDALSAPMGMGYEYLTGKGAGKIAGPTGTGLSLYKNSYDIIEDATAAAKHAKEKLTAKSVEPGKYTVVLEPNHLGLTIHESVGHPLELDRVLGYEANYAGTSFATLDKWKTKNFNYGSKQVTIFADKTQPGSLGAVGYDDEGVKTKRWDLVKDGILVNYQAIRDQAHIIGEAESQGCCYADSWSSVQFQRMANISLAPGKEKCSVNDLVKDVEKGIYIAGRGSYSIDQQRYNFQFGGQLFYEIKGGKVVGMLNDVAYQSNTQEFWNSCSKVCDESDYRLFGSFFDGKGQPSQISAVSHGSSTARFDGVNVINTARKI encoded by the coding sequence GTGAAAAGAAGAGACTTTATTCAAGCTGCTGGACTTGGATTAGGCGGACTTATGATGCCTATACCTATGTTTGGAGAATCTGTTGACCCCTCTGTATTTCTGAACTCAGGAATGGAGGTATCTCAGAAAAAACAATTGGCTGATGTTGCCTTACAAGCCGCAAAAAGTAGTGGAGCCTCATACGCAGATGTTCGTATAGGTCGCTATTTGAACCAGTATCTGTTTACCAGAGAAGATAAGGTGCAGAATATTGTAAATACAGAATCTTTTGGCGCTGGAATTCGCGTCTTAGTAAATGGCACCTGGGGATTTTCAGCAACTTCTGAAGTAACAACTGAAGGTATTGCTAAAGCAACAAAGCAAGCTGTTGCAATTGCCAAAGCAAACTCCCGTTTGCAAAAAGATCCGGTTCAATTAGCCCCGCAAAAAGGATATGGGGAAGTGACTTGGAAGACTCCTATTCAGAAAAATGCGTTTGAAGTACCTGTTTCTGAGAAAGTAGACCTATTGCTAGCCGCTAATGCTGCTGCTATGAAGAATGGCGCCAACTTTGTGAACTCTGCCCTGTTCCTTATAAATGAACAAAAATATTTTGCCTCAACGGATGGATCTTACATTGATCAGGATATACATCGGATATGGCCTAATTTTACAGTAACTGCCATCGATCCTAAAACCAACTCTTTCAAAACCCGTGATGCGTTGAGTGCTCCCATGGGAATGGGATATGAATATTTGACTGGAAAGGGAGCAGGCAAAATTGCAGGGCCAACAGGTACAGGTCTCTCTTTATATAAGAACTCATACGACATTATAGAAGATGCCACTGCTGCAGCCAAACATGCCAAAGAAAAGCTGACTGCTAAATCTGTAGAACCGGGAAAATATACAGTTGTACTGGAGCCTAACCACTTGGGTCTAACGATCCACGAATCGGTAGGTCACCCGCTGGAGCTGGATCGTGTGCTTGGATATGAAGCTAATTACGCAGGAACCTCTTTTGCCACACTGGATAAGTGGAAAACGAAAAACTTTAATTATGGTAGCAAGCAGGTAACCATATTTGCGGATAAGACTCAACCAGGATCATTGGGCGCTGTAGGATATGATGACGAAGGCGTAAAAACTAAACGATGGGATCTGGTTAAAGATGGTATCCTTGTTAATTACCAGGCTATTCGCGACCAGGCGCATATCATCGGCGAAGCTGAATCCCAAGGGTGCTGTTATGCCGATAGCTGGAGTTCGGTACAGTTTCAACGGATGGCGAATATATCTCTTGCTCCAGGAAAAGAGAAATGTTCTGTCAATGACTTGGTTAAAGATGTAGAGAAAGGTATTTACATTGCAGGTCGTGGGTCTTATTCCATTGATCAGCAACGCTATAACTTTCAGTTTGGCGGACAGCTTTTCTATGAAATAAAAGGTGGAAAAGTTGTAGGTATGCTAAATGATGTAGCCTATCAATCCAATACTCAGGAATTCTGGAACTCGTGTTCGAAAGTATGTGATGAAAGTGATTATCGTTTGTTTGGGTCTTTCTTTGATGGCAAAGGACAGCCTTCTCAGATAAGTGCGGTATCACATGGAAGTTCTACTGCCCGCTTCGATGGTGTCAATGTCATTAATACCGCCCGGAAAATCTAA
- a CDS encoding PH domain-containing protein, producing the protein MDQSTEFHLSPDESEILKADFNPVVKTYIFWYILVILVSTVIGIPVALVWVLGWGQWYSRKFYENMVCVLTTKNLRLRNGIIFQIEKTIPLENIQDLTFLEGPILKAWHLSMIKVETAGSSHQYGSQMKLIGVINAHEFRSKVLTQRSLTKNPGTSPPESQTAILTEIRDLLREIRDNTKSNKPV; encoded by the coding sequence ATGGATCAGTCTACTGAATTTCATCTGTCTCCTGATGAATCCGAAATTTTAAAGGCAGATTTTAACCCTGTAGTAAAAACATATATCTTCTGGTACATACTCGTTATCCTAGTATCTACTGTGATTGGCATACCTGTAGCATTGGTATGGGTTTTAGGCTGGGGACAATGGTATAGCCGCAAGTTTTACGAAAATATGGTATGTGTCTTAACCACAAAGAACCTCCGTCTTCGTAATGGTATTATCTTTCAGATTGAGAAAACTATTCCACTCGAAAATATTCAGGATTTGACGTTTCTGGAAGGTCCCATTCTAAAAGCATGGCACTTATCAATGATTAAAGTAGAAACGGCTGGATCTTCTCACCAGTATGGAAGCCAGATGAAACTTATTGGTGTTATCAATGCTCACGAATTTCGAAGCAAAGTATTAACTCAAAGAAGTCTTACAAAGAATCCAGGCACATCACCACCTGAATCCCAAACAGCTATTCTGACAGAAATTCGAGATCTGCTGCGGGAAATCAGAGATAACACAAAATCAAATAAACCAGTATAA
- a CDS encoding TldD/PmbA family protein → MSVILTEAEAKALLQKVLSYSKADECEVNISGEQRGNIRYARSSVSTSGSLINKNLVVQSAFGKKVGTATIDEFDDASLEKVVRRSEELAKLAPENPEYVGLLGPQQYIKATGYFDSTAAVSPDVRAEAVAKSLQLAQEKKLVAAGFMEDRSGYSAMMNSKGLFAYYPSTNVNFSLTVRTEEGTGSGYVIRGYSDFKKLDTAAATTIAIQKSVNSVGAKAIEPGKYTVILEPTAAAVLLENLFFDMDARSADEGRSSLSKAGGKTKLGEKIVDERVTFYSDPTNPDLPASPWSGDGLPQEKINWIEKGVVKNLSYSRYWAQKKGVKAIPQPNNMIMVGGTASLEELIKGTEKGILVTKLWYIRPVDPQTLLLTGLTRDGTFYIENGQIKYPVKNFRFNESPIIMLNNLEAIGKSERVVSTESDINYLIPPLKIRDFTFTSLSDAI, encoded by the coding sequence ATGTCAGTTATATTAACAGAAGCTGAAGCTAAGGCATTGCTTCAGAAAGTATTAAGCTATTCTAAAGCAGATGAATGTGAAGTAAATATATCGGGAGAACAACGAGGTAACATCCGTTATGCCCGCAGTTCCGTTTCTACCAGTGGATCTTTGATCAATAAAAACCTGGTTGTACAGTCTGCTTTTGGGAAGAAAGTAGGAACAGCCACTATTGATGAATTCGATGATGCCTCACTGGAAAAGGTAGTACGCCGTTCAGAAGAACTAGCAAAACTAGCTCCGGAAAACCCTGAATATGTAGGATTACTAGGTCCTCAACAATACATTAAAGCAACCGGATACTTTGACAGTACAGCCGCCGTATCTCCCGATGTTCGGGCCGAAGCGGTAGCAAAGAGTCTCCAGCTGGCTCAGGAAAAGAAACTGGTTGCGGCCGGTTTCATGGAAGATCGCAGCGGATATTCTGCTATGATGAATTCCAAAGGCCTCTTTGCTTACTATCCAAGCACAAATGTAAACTTTTCCTTAACTGTTCGTACAGAGGAAGGTACAGGTTCTGGATATGTTATACGCGGCTACAGCGATTTTAAAAAGCTGGATACAGCAGCGGCTACGACTATTGCTATTCAGAAATCTGTAAATTCTGTTGGAGCAAAAGCCATTGAACCGGGTAAATATACTGTTATACTGGAGCCAACAGCAGCTGCAGTTCTCCTGGAGAACCTTTTCTTTGATATGGATGCACGTAGTGCAGACGAAGGGCGTTCCTCTCTTAGTAAAGCGGGAGGTAAAACTAAATTGGGAGAAAAGATTGTAGATGAACGTGTCACTTTTTACTCTGACCCTACCAATCCTGACTTACCTGCCTCTCCATGGTCTGGTGATGGTCTACCTCAGGAAAAAATTAACTGGATAGAAAAAGGTGTAGTCAAGAACTTATCCTACTCACGGTATTGGGCTCAAAAGAAAGGCGTAAAAGCAATTCCTCAACCCAACAATATGATTATGGTTGGAGGAACAGCATCTCTGGAAGAGTTGATCAAAGGTACAGAAAAAGGCATCTTAGTTACCAAGCTTTGGTATATTCGTCCAGTGGACCCTCAGACATTGTTACTCACAGGTCTTACCCGTGATGGTACTTTCTACATTGAAAACGGACAAATCAAATATCCTGTTAAAAACTTCCGTTTTAATGAAAGTCCAATCATTATGCTTAATAATCTGGAAGCTATTGGAAAATCAGAGCGTGTTGTAAGCACAGAATCAGATATAAATTATCTGATACCACCACTTAAGATTCGCGATTTTACATTTACCAGTTTATCTGATGCTATTTAA